The proteins below come from a single Streptomyces sp. SCSIO 75703 genomic window:
- the rfbB gene encoding dTDP-glucose 4,6-dehydratase, translated as MRILVTGGAGFVGSQFVRALLLGRLASGAGARVTVLDSLTYAGNEANLAPVAGREGYVFVRGDVRDPVVVDEVVRGQDVVVHFAAESHVDRSIADAAPFVATNVLGTQVLLEAARRHGVGRFVQVSTDEVYGSIAEGSWTEESVPAPNSPYAASKAGADLLALSYHRTHGMDVVVTRCSNNYGPYHFPEKMIPLFTTNLLDGRKVPLYGDGRQVRDWVHVLDHCRGVDLVLRGGRAGEVYHIGGGTELSNRELTGLLLRACGAGADRVEYVADRKGHDLRYSLSFAKIREELGYEPLVGFEEGLADTVRWYREHRSWWEPLKGRAALPV; from the coding sequence ATGAGGATTCTCGTCACCGGCGGAGCGGGGTTCGTCGGTTCGCAGTTCGTGCGCGCGCTGCTCCTGGGGCGGCTCGCCTCGGGGGCCGGGGCGCGGGTCACCGTGCTCGACAGCCTGACGTACGCGGGCAACGAGGCGAACCTCGCGCCGGTGGCGGGCCGGGAGGGGTACGTGTTCGTGCGGGGCGACGTGCGGGATCCGGTGGTGGTGGACGAGGTGGTGCGCGGCCAGGACGTGGTGGTGCACTTCGCGGCGGAGTCGCACGTGGACCGGTCGATCGCGGACGCGGCGCCGTTCGTGGCGACGAACGTGCTGGGCACGCAGGTGCTGCTGGAGGCGGCGCGGCGGCACGGGGTGGGGCGTTTCGTGCAGGTGTCGACGGACGAGGTGTACGGGTCGATCGCGGAGGGTTCCTGGACGGAGGAGAGCGTGCCGGCGCCGAATTCGCCGTACGCGGCGTCCAAGGCGGGCGCGGACCTGCTGGCGCTGTCGTACCACCGCACGCACGGGATGGACGTGGTGGTGACGCGCTGCTCGAACAATTACGGGCCGTATCACTTCCCGGAGAAGATGATCCCGTTGTTCACGACGAACCTGCTGGACGGCCGGAAGGTGCCTCTGTACGGGGACGGGCGTCAGGTGCGGGACTGGGTGCACGTGCTGGACCACTGCCGTGGGGTCGACCTGGTGCTGCGCGGTGGGCGGGCCGGGGAGGTGTACCACATCGGCGGCGGTACGGAGCTGTCCAACCGGGAGCTGACGGGGCTGTTGCTGCGGGCGTGCGGGGCGGGTGCGGACCGGGTGGAGTACGTCGCGGACCGCAAGGGGCACGATCTGCGGTACTCGCTGTCGTTCGCGAAGATCCGGGAGGAGCTGGGGTACGAGCCGCTGGTCGGTTTCGAGGAGGGGCTGGCGGACACGGTGCGCTGGTACCGGGAGCACCGTTCCTGGTGGGAGCCGCTCAAGGGGAGGGCGGCGCTCCCGGTGTGA
- the proB gene encoding glutamate 5-kinase — translation MSEARRIVVKVGSSSLTTASGGLDADRVDALVDVLAKVRSGGEREIVLVSSGAIAAGLAPLGLRRRPRDLARQQAAASVGQGLLVARYTASLARYGVRVGQVLLTSDDMSRRSQHRNASRTLDKLLAMGALPVVNENDTVATDEIRFGDNDRLAALVAHLVRADLLVLLSDVDGVYDGDPSRPGTSRLAEIRGPADLAGVEIGSAGKAGVGTGGMVTKVEAARIAAAAGIPVVLTSAVHAADALTGGDTGTYFHATGKRSTDRLLWLQHASTPRGALVLDDGAVRAVVQGRKSLLPAGIAAVEGDFGAGDPVELRDPAGHAVARGLVGFDAKEIPRLIGRSTRELARELGPAYEREVVHRDDLVILHP, via the coding sequence GTGAGCGAAGCCCGCAGGATCGTCGTGAAAGTCGGCTCCTCCTCGCTGACCACCGCCTCCGGCGGACTCGACGCCGACCGCGTCGACGCCCTCGTCGACGTCCTCGCCAAGGTCCGCAGCGGCGGCGAACGCGAGATCGTCCTCGTCTCCTCCGGCGCCATCGCCGCCGGACTCGCCCCCCTCGGCCTGCGCCGCCGCCCCCGCGACCTCGCCCGCCAGCAGGCCGCCGCCAGCGTCGGACAGGGCCTCCTCGTCGCCCGCTACACCGCCTCCCTCGCCCGCTACGGCGTCCGCGTCGGCCAGGTGCTGCTCACCTCCGACGACATGAGCCGCCGCTCCCAGCACCGCAACGCCTCCCGCACCCTCGACAAACTGCTCGCCATGGGCGCCCTCCCCGTCGTCAACGAGAACGACACCGTCGCCACCGACGAGATCCGCTTCGGCGACAACGACCGCCTCGCCGCCCTCGTCGCCCACCTCGTCCGCGCCGACCTCCTGGTGCTCCTGTCCGACGTGGACGGCGTCTACGACGGTGACCCCAGCCGCCCCGGCACCTCCCGCCTCGCCGAGATCCGCGGCCCCGCCGACCTCGCCGGCGTCGAGATCGGCAGCGCCGGCAAGGCAGGCGTCGGCACCGGCGGCATGGTCACCAAGGTCGAGGCGGCCCGCATCGCCGCCGCCGCCGGCATCCCCGTCGTCCTCACCAGCGCCGTCCACGCCGCCGACGCCCTCACCGGCGGCGACACCGGCACCTACTTCCACGCCACCGGCAAACGCTCCACCGACCGCCTCCTGTGGCTCCAGCACGCCTCCACCCCGCGCGGCGCCCTCGTCCTCGACGACGGAGCCGTCCGCGCCGTCGTCCAGGGCCGCAAGTCACTCCTCCCGGCCGGCATCGCCGCCGTCGAGGGCGACTTCGGCGCCGGCGACCCCGTCGAACTACGCGACCCCGCCGGCCACGCCGTCGCCCGCGGACTCGTCGGATTCGACGCCAAGGAGATCCCCCGCCTCATCGGCCGCTCCACCCGGGAACTGGCACGCGAACTCGGACCGGCGTACGAACGGGAAGTCGTACACAGGGACGATCTGGTGATCCTGCACCCGTAA